A genome region from Sphingobium sp. WTD-1 includes the following:
- a CDS encoding aminotransferase class I/II-fold pyridoxal phosphate-dependent enzyme — protein MIAQIDPFHAIAISREAHALKAAGRSILHMEFGQPSTGAPAAAIALAHEVLDTDPMGYWESPALKERIARLYADRHNVAVDPEQVLLTCGASPGLVLALTSLFAPGARVATARPGYVAYRNTLKALYLEPVEIACGPAERYQISADALAALDPAPDGLILASPANPTGTIIPADELAAIARVCADRGIRIISDEIYHGLSFGEPARSMLEFAPDAVIVNSFSKYFSMAGWRLGWIVVPADLIGAARARMGNLFLTPPVLAQQAGLAAFDCTDELEGHVDTYRRNRQLLLDALPALGLASIAPPDGAFYIYADISHLTNDSLAFCQKLLRETGVATAPGIDFDPVDGHRFIRFSFAVSTDRVEDAIARMIPWFQAQPSR, from the coding sequence ATGATTGCCCAGATCGATCCCTTTCACGCCATCGCCATCAGCCGCGAGGCCCATGCCCTCAAGGCTGCGGGCCGCTCCATCCTGCACATGGAGTTCGGCCAGCCCTCGACCGGTGCGCCCGCCGCCGCCATCGCGCTGGCGCATGAGGTGCTCGACACCGATCCGATGGGTTATTGGGAAAGCCCGGCGCTCAAGGAACGGATCGCCCGCCTCTATGCCGATCGGCACAATGTCGCCGTCGATCCCGAACAGGTGCTGCTGACCTGCGGCGCTTCGCCCGGCCTGGTGCTGGCGCTCACCAGCCTGTTCGCGCCCGGTGCCCGTGTCGCTACCGCGCGGCCCGGCTATGTCGCCTATCGCAATACGCTCAAGGCGCTCTATCTGGAACCGGTCGAGATCGCCTGCGGCCCGGCCGAACGCTACCAGATCAGCGCCGACGCGCTGGCCGCGCTCGATCCGGCGCCCGACGGCCTGATCCTCGCCAGCCCGGCCAACCCGACCGGCACGATCATCCCGGCCGACGAACTGGCGGCGATCGCCAGGGTCTGCGCCGATCGGGGCATCCGCATCATCTCCGACGAAATCTATCATGGCCTCAGCTTCGGCGAACCGGCGCGGTCGATGCTGGAATTTGCCCCCGACGCCGTGATCGTGAACAGCTTCTCCAAATATTTCAGCATGGCCGGCTGGCGGCTGGGCTGGATCGTCGTGCCCGCCGATCTGATCGGCGCGGCGCGGGCGCGAATGGGCAATCTGTTCCTGACGCCGCCGGTGCTGGCGCAGCAGGCGGGGCTGGCCGCGTTCGACTGCACCGACGAACTGGAAGGCCATGTCGACACCTATCGCCGCAACCGGCAATTGCTGCTCGACGCCTTGCCCGCGCTCGGCCTCGCCAGCATCGCCCCGCCCGATGGCGCCTTCTACATCTATGCCGATATCAGCCATCTCACCAATGACAGCCTGGCCTTCTGCCAGAAGCTGCTGCGCGAGACCGGCGTCGCCACCGCGCCGGGGATCGATTTCGATCCGGTCGACGGCCACCGCTTCATCCGTTTCAGCTTCGCCGTCTCGACCGACCGGGTCGAGGATGCGATCGCGCGGATGATCCCATGGTTCCAGGCGCAACCAAGCCGCTGA
- the galE gene encoding UDP-glucose 4-epimerase GalE — protein sequence MSKPTVLVTGGAGYIGSHAVLALKDAGYGVVVIDNLVTGFRWAVPQDVPFVQGDIADQALVQATLRDHGVQAIMHFAGSVVVPESVENPLKYYNNNSAKTRDLLESAVAVGVPHFIFSSTAATYGIPEESPVRETTPQRPINPYGMSKLMTEYMLRDVAAAHAMNFCALRYFNVAGADPQGRTGQSTAGATHLIKVAVEAALGKRSHVSVFGTDFATPDGTGVRDYIHVSDLAAAHVLALEALIAHPDRNYMLNCGYGRGFSVLEVLDAIDRVTNMTIERRLEGRRAGDPDALISDNSALMAEFPWQPRYADLNQIVDHALAWERKLSDIQKA from the coding sequence ATGAGCAAGCCAACGGTTCTGGTCACGGGCGGCGCCGGCTATATCGGCAGCCATGCGGTGCTGGCGCTGAAGGATGCCGGCTATGGCGTGGTGGTGATCGACAATCTCGTCACCGGCTTCCGCTGGGCCGTGCCGCAAGACGTCCCCTTCGTGCAGGGCGACATCGCCGACCAGGCGCTGGTACAGGCGACGCTGCGCGACCATGGCGTCCAGGCGATCATGCATTTCGCCGGATCGGTGGTGGTGCCGGAATCGGTCGAGAACCCGCTCAAATATTATAACAATAACAGCGCCAAGACCCGCGACCTGCTGGAAAGCGCGGTCGCCGTCGGCGTGCCCCATTTCATCTTCTCCTCGACCGCCGCCACCTATGGCATCCCGGAGGAAAGCCCGGTCAGGGAAACGACGCCGCAGCGGCCGATCAATCCCTATGGCATGTCGAAGCTGATGACCGAATATATGCTGCGCGACGTCGCCGCCGCCCACGCCATGAACTTCTGCGCCCTGCGCTATTTCAACGTCGCGGGCGCCGATCCGCAGGGCCGCACCGGCCAGTCGACGGCCGGCGCCACCCACCTCATCAAGGTCGCGGTCGAGGCGGCGCTGGGCAAGCGCAGCCATGTCAGCGTCTTCGGCACCGATTTCGCCACGCCCGACGGCACCGGCGTGCGCGACTATATCCATGTCAGTGATCTCGCCGCCGCCCATGTGCTGGCGCTCGAAGCGCTGATCGCCCACCCCGATCGCAACTACATGCTCAATTGCGGCTATGGCCGGGGCTTCTCCGTCCTTGAAGTGCTGGATGCGATCGACCGGGTCACCAACATGACGATCGAGCGCCGACTGGAAGGTCGCCGTGCGGGCGATCCCGACGCGCTGATTTCCGACAATAGCGCGCTCATGGCCGAATTTCCCTGGCAGCCGCGCTATGCCGATCTCAATCAGATCGTCGATCATGCGCTCGCCTGGGAACGCAAGCTGAGCGACATTCAGAAGGCATGA
- a CDS encoding YbaK/EbsC family protein, whose protein sequence is MSEASVRAFFAAQAPDVVIIDQGVSTATVVEAATALGVEPARIAKTLSLRVGDRVVLVCARGDARLSNGKAKAALGAKPRMLGAHEVEEITGHPVGGVCPFGLASALPVYCDVSLQAFDTVFPAAGSRTASVELTPDRLAALTGALWIDICTLPEIVE, encoded by the coding sequence ATGAGCGAAGCCAGCGTTCGCGCCTTCTTCGCCGCGCAGGCGCCCGATGTCGTCATCATCGACCAGGGCGTCAGCACCGCAACGGTAGTCGAGGCGGCAACTGCGCTGGGCGTCGAACCCGCGCGCATTGCCAAGACCCTGTCGCTGCGCGTCGGCGACAGGGTGGTGCTGGTCTGCGCCCGCGGCGACGCCCGCCTGTCCAATGGCAAGGCCAAGGCCGCGCTGGGCGCCAAGCCGCGTATGCTGGGTGCGCATGAGGTGGAAGAGATTACCGGCCATCCGGTCGGCGGTGTCTGTCCCTTCGGCCTCGCCAGCGCCCTACCCGTCTATTGTGATGTCTCGCTACAGGCGTTCGACACCGTGTTTCCGGCGGCGGGATCGCGCACCGCATCGGTCGAACTGACGCCCGACCGGCTTGCCGCCTTGACCGGGGCGCTATGGATCGACATCTGCACCCTTCCCGAAATCGTCGAGTGA
- a CDS encoding acetyl-CoA C-acetyltransferase has product MEAYIYDAVRTPRGRGKSDGSLHDITPIQLATQMLEAVRDRTQIDTADVDDVILGCVSPVGEQGADIARVAVLNADYAQTVPGVQINRFCASGLEAVNMAAAKVYSGEAMFAIGGGVESMSRVPMASDGGAWAMDPAVAYKTYFAPQGIGADVIATKFGISRDDVDAYAVESQRRAKAAWDEGRFKKSIVPVRDVIGGIALDHDEHMRPDATMQSLGSLKPSFQALGEDMPGFDTVALLRYPELEKVNHVHHAGNSSGIVDGAAAVLVGNKEIGDKYGLKPRARIKAMASIGSEPLIMLTGPEFVAGKLLARAGMTTADIDLWELNEAFASVVLRYMQAMNLDHSKINVNGGAIAMGHPLGATGAMVLGTALDELERSGKGTALINLCVGAGMGTGIIIERV; this is encoded by the coding sequence ATGGAAGCCTATATTTACGACGCCGTCCGCACGCCCCGTGGCCGGGGCAAGAGCGACGGTTCGCTCCACGACATCACCCCCATCCAGCTCGCGACGCAGATGCTCGAAGCGGTGCGCGACCGCACCCAGATCGACACCGCCGACGTCGACGATGTGATCCTGGGCTGCGTCAGCCCCGTGGGCGAACAGGGCGCGGATATCGCGCGTGTCGCCGTACTCAACGCCGATTATGCCCAGACCGTGCCGGGCGTGCAGATCAACCGTTTCTGTGCATCCGGCCTGGAAGCAGTCAACATGGCCGCGGCCAAGGTCTATTCGGGCGAAGCGATGTTCGCGATCGGCGGCGGCGTCGAATCGATGAGCCGCGTGCCGATGGCATCGGACGGCGGCGCCTGGGCAATGGACCCGGCGGTTGCCTACAAGACCTATTTCGCGCCCCAGGGCATCGGCGCCGACGTGATCGCCACCAAGTTCGGCATCAGCCGCGACGATGTCGACGCCTATGCCGTCGAGAGCCAACGCCGCGCCAAGGCCGCCTGGGACGAAGGCCGTTTCAAGAAGTCGATCGTGCCGGTCCGCGACGTGATCGGCGGCATCGCCCTCGACCATGACGAACATATGCGCCCCGACGCGACGATGCAGTCGCTGGGCAGCCTGAAGCCCAGCTTCCAGGCGCTGGGCGAAGACATGCCCGGCTTCGACACGGTCGCCCTGCTGCGCTATCCCGAGCTGGAAAAGGTCAACCATGTCCATCACGCCGGCAACAGCAGCGGCATCGTCGACGGCGCCGCCGCCGTGCTGGTCGGCAACAAGGAAATCGGCGACAAATACGGCCTGAAGCCGCGCGCCAGGATCAAGGCGATGGCCTCGATCGGATCGGAACCGCTGATCATGCTGACCGGCCCGGAATTTGTCGCCGGCAAGCTGCTGGCCCGTGCCGGCATGACCACCGCCGACATCGACCTGTGGGAACTGAACGAGGCCTTTGCCTCGGTCGTGCTGCGCTACATGCAGGCGATGAACCTCGACCACAGCAAGATCAACGTCAATGGCGGCGCGATCGCCATGGGCCATCCGCTGGGCGCCACCGGCGCCATGGTGCTGGGCACTGCGCTCGACGAGCTGGAACGCTCGGGCAAGGGCACCGCGCTCATCAATCTGTGCGTCGGCGCGGGCATGGGCACCGGCATCATCATCGAGCGCGTGTAA
- the pgl gene encoding 6-phosphogluconolactonase, which translates to MPTEHIFTTGAEAATDIAARIATLLSDAIAQRGIATLAVSGGRSPRPVLEALSKVPLDWTKLIVTLVDERWVDPVSADSNERLVRETLLQGPAAAARFVPMKNGAADAYAGQSAVEADFAALPWPFDIILLGMGDDGHTASLFPEGKELAEGLSTQAYTIAATPPVAPHQRLSLTAHAILQSRHIFLQIGGAGKKAVYDLALAGGPVEQLPIRLALLQDKVPVEVWIAEA; encoded by the coding sequence ATGCCGACCGAACATATCTTTACCACCGGGGCTGAGGCCGCCACCGATATCGCCGCCCGCATCGCCACCCTCTTGTCGGATGCGATCGCCCAGCGCGGCATCGCCACCCTCGCAGTCTCGGGTGGCCGCTCGCCGCGCCCGGTGCTGGAAGCGCTGTCGAAAGTGCCGCTCGACTGGACCAAGCTGATCGTCACCCTGGTCGACGAACGCTGGGTCGATCCGGTCAGCGCCGACAGCAATGAACGGCTCGTGCGCGAAACCCTGCTCCAGGGTCCGGCCGCTGCCGCCCGCTTCGTGCCGATGAAGAACGGCGCCGCCGACGCCTATGCCGGCCAGAGCGCGGTCGAGGCGGACTTTGCCGCCCTGCCCTGGCCGTTCGACATCATCCTGCTCGGCATGGGCGATGACGGCCATACCGCCTCGCTTTTCCCCGAGGGTAAGGAACTGGCCGAGGGGCTTTCTACTCAGGCTTACACGATTGCCGCCACCCCGCCGGTCGCGCCGCACCAGCGCCTGTCGCTGACCGCGCACGCGATCCTGCAAAGCCGCCATATCTTCCTGCAGATCGGCGGTGCGGGCAAGAAGGCGGTCTATGACCTGGCGCTGGCCGGCGGCCCGGTCGAGCAACTGCCGATCCGCCTTGCGCTGCTGCAGGACAAGGTGCCGGTCGAGGTGTGGATCGCCGAAGCCTGA
- a CDS encoding autorepressor SdpR family transcription factor gives MSQVFRALSDPTRRRVLQLLRQGPMSAGELSDQFDVSKPTMSAHFAVLKEADLVHAEKAGKSVIYHLKLSVLEEALLGFAQPFGIGVDAPDQHREKAGWTGN, from the coding sequence ATGAGCCAGGTCTTCCGCGCCTTGTCCGATCCGACCCGTCGCCGGGTGCTGCAATTGCTGCGGCAAGGGCCGATGAGCGCGGGCGAACTGAGCGACCAGTTCGATGTCTCCAAGCCGACCATGTCGGCGCATTTCGCGGTGCTGAAGGAGGCGGACCTGGTCCATGCCGAAAAGGCCGGCAAGTCGGTCATCTATCATCTCAAATTGTCGGTGCTGGAAGAGGCGCTGCTGGGCTTCGCCCAGCCGTTCGGCATCGGCGTGGACGCGCCGGATCAGCATCGGGAGAAGGCAGGATGGACAGGGAATTGA
- a CDS encoding ammonium transporter, protein MDRELKAGLLWGGGILLLALAASQGRKLDWLDRDMVTRLVIGANGLMIAWYGNRMPKAFLPDACARQVARVGGWSMALSGIIYAGFWAFAPIPVAVVGGCIAVGAGMAVTIGYGLTLRARLRARR, encoded by the coding sequence ATGGACAGGGAATTGAAGGCGGGCCTGCTGTGGGGCGGCGGTATCCTGCTGCTGGCCCTGGCCGCCAGCCAGGGGCGCAAGCTCGACTGGCTGGACCGTGACATGGTCACGCGGCTGGTGATTGGCGCCAACGGGTTGATGATCGCCTGGTATGGCAATCGCATGCCCAAGGCGTTCCTGCCCGACGCCTGCGCGCGGCAGGTGGCACGGGTCGGCGGCTGGTCGATGGCGCTCAGCGGCATTATCTATGCCGGCTTCTGGGCGTTCGCGCCGATCCCGGTGGCGGTCGTCGGCGGCTGCATCGCGGTGGGGGCGGGGATGGCCGTGACGATCGGCTACGGCCTCACTCTGCGCGCCCGGCTGCGCGCCCGCCGCTAG
- a CDS encoding 3-hydroxyacyl-CoA dehydrogenase NAD-binding domain-containing protein, with product METIRFDIDADGIATLTIDVPGQSMNVIGPDFLADLDAAITRIASEEGIKGAVIASGKDSGFMAGMDLKYFGSMLASADGQRPAPTAIFDNVFVLNQLFRRLETAGKPVACAIEGTCVGGGFELALACHRRFVGDSPKTQLGLPEILIGLFPGGGGSQRLPRIMGVQASLMYMLQGKLFRPAEAAMLKVVDGVVPQGTAAAAAKEWVKANPTASTQPWDVKGFKVPGGAGGFNPAFVQTMAGALPMTLKQTQRNMNAPIALLSAVYEGITLPMDRAIRIESKYFAKVAADPQASNMIRTLFVNKQAAERGARRPKDEPKAPTTKLAMLGAGMMGAGIATVAAQAGMDVVLFDRDQAYAEKGKAHVEAVLAKRLGRGMTPEKMAATLARVTPTTDYAALAGADFVIEAVFEDVAIKAEVTKQVEAVLGADTIFGSNTSTLPITKLANAWSKPENFIGVHFFSPVEKMPLVEIILGEKTGPAAIAKALDFVAQIKKTPIVVHDSRGFYTSRSFGTYVQEGAELVGEGINPALIENAGKQLGMPTGPLAVSDEVSIELGVKIMTAAKKELGDAYVPQGSDDIMLKMVEADRLGRKNGKGWYDYPEGGKKHLSPVLGDLFPRADAQPDVEEVKERLLYRQLIECARCFEEGVLETPEDGDIGAIFGWGFAPYTGGPFSHMDTVGIAHVVAVLDRLAAAHGPRFAPTAQLREMAANGATFYRPVPSRAAA from the coding sequence ATGGAAACCATCCGCTTCGACATCGATGCCGACGGCATCGCCACCCTGACGATCGACGTGCCCGGCCAGTCGATGAACGTCATCGGCCCCGACTTCCTGGCAGACCTCGACGCCGCCATCACCCGCATCGCATCGGAAGAAGGCATCAAGGGCGCGGTCATCGCATCGGGCAAGGACAGCGGCTTCATGGCCGGCATGGACCTGAAATATTTCGGGTCCATGCTCGCCAGCGCCGATGGCCAGCGCCCCGCCCCCACCGCGATCTTCGACAATGTGTTCGTGCTGAACCAGTTGTTCCGTCGCCTGGAAACCGCCGGCAAGCCGGTCGCCTGCGCCATTGAAGGCACCTGCGTCGGCGGCGGCTTCGAACTGGCGCTGGCCTGCCATCGCCGCTTCGTCGGTGACAGCCCCAAGACCCAGCTGGGCCTGCCCGAAATCCTGATCGGCCTGTTCCCCGGCGGTGGCGGATCGCAGCGCCTGCCGCGCATCATGGGCGTCCAGGCGTCGCTGATGTACATGCTGCAGGGCAAGCTGTTCCGCCCGGCCGAAGCCGCGATGCTGAAGGTCGTCGACGGCGTGGTGCCGCAGGGCACGGCAGCTGCGGCGGCGAAGGAATGGGTCAAGGCCAACCCGACCGCCAGCACCCAGCCCTGGGACGTCAAGGGCTTCAAGGTTCCCGGCGGCGCCGGCGGTTTCAACCCCGCCTTCGTCCAGACCATGGCCGGCGCCCTGCCGATGACGCTCAAGCAGACCCAGCGCAACATGAACGCGCCGATCGCCCTGCTGTCGGCGGTCTATGAGGGCATCACCCTGCCGATGGACCGGGCGATCCGGATCGAAAGCAAATATTTCGCCAAGGTCGCCGCCGATCCGCAGGCGTCGAACATGATCCGCACCCTGTTCGTCAACAAGCAGGCAGCCGAGCGCGGCGCGCGCCGTCCCAAGGACGAGCCCAAGGCGCCGACCACCAAGCTCGCCATGCTGGGCGCCGGCATGATGGGCGCGGGCATCGCCACCGTCGCGGCACAGGCCGGGATGGACGTGGTGCTGTTCGACCGCGACCAGGCCTATGCCGAAAAGGGCAAGGCCCATGTCGAGGCGGTGCTGGCCAAGCGCCTGGGCCGTGGCATGACGCCCGAGAAGATGGCCGCTACCCTGGCCCGCGTCACCCCGACCACCGACTATGCCGCGCTCGCCGGCGCCGACTTCGTGATCGAAGCGGTGTTCGAGGATGTCGCAATCAAGGCGGAAGTGACCAAGCAGGTCGAAGCCGTGCTGGGCGCCGACACCATCTTCGGTTCCAACACCTCGACCCTGCCGATCACCAAGCTGGCCAATGCCTGGTCCAAGCCCGAGAATTTCATCGGCGTCCACTTCTTCTCGCCGGTCGAGAAGATGCCGCTGGTCGAAATCATCCTGGGTGAAAAGACCGGCCCGGCCGCGATCGCCAAGGCGCTCGACTTCGTTGCCCAGATCAAGAAGACGCCGATCGTCGTCCATGACAGCCGCGGCTTCTACACCTCGCGCAGCTTCGGCACCTATGTGCAGGAAGGTGCGGAGCTGGTCGGCGAAGGCATCAACCCGGCGCTCATCGAAAATGCCGGCAAGCAGCTCGGCATGCCGACCGGCCCGCTGGCCGTCAGCGACGAAGTGTCGATCGAACTGGGCGTCAAGATCATGACCGCCGCCAAGAAGGAGCTGGGCGACGCCTATGTTCCCCAGGGGTCGGACGACATCATGCTCAAGATGGTCGAGGCCGATCGCCTGGGCCGCAAGAACGGCAAGGGCTGGTACGACTATCCCGAAGGCGGCAAGAAGCATCTCTCGCCGGTGCTGGGCGATCTGTTCCCGCGCGCCGACGCCCAGCCGGACGTCGAGGAAGTCAAGGAACGCCTGCTCTATCGCCAGTTGATCGAATGCGCCCGCTGCTTCGAGGAAGGCGTACTCGAAACGCCGGAAGATGGCGACATCGGCGCGATCTTCGGCTGGGGCTTCGCGCCCTATACCGGTGGTCCGTTCAGCCATATGGACACGGTCGGCATCGCCCATGTCGTGGCCGTGCTGGATCGGCTGGCCGCCGCCCATGGCCCGCGCTTCGCCCCCACGGCGCAGTTGCGGGAAATGGCGGCCAACGGCGCGACCTTCTATCGCCCCGTTCCGTCTCGCGCTGCAGCATGA
- a CDS encoding S41 family peptidase, protein MKHGVARLALLAGGLAMLAACGGGGSDSAGTAPPTATPTPTPTATCSLRERQDWAAATLKEWYLFPETLPSALSPSGYASVDSYIDALTQGARSQRRDRYFTYLTSIKAENAYYQSGSSAGFGLRFATDSGATRLFVIESFENGPALAAGIDRGAEILEIGTSITNMRSVSSLFASGGANAVADAMGPDSAGTTRLLRIADATSTRTVSVTKRDFDLMPVSNRYGTRVIDDGGRRVGYVNLRTFILSAEQPLRDAFAGFKAQGVTDIILDLRYNGGGLVSTAKVLGDLLGGNRARTDIFMRMTYRPEKSGQNQTHYFEPLAQSVAPTRIAFIGSGGTASASEGVINAFIPYLGAQAALIGANTYGKPVGQIAIDREACDDRLRVVAFATQNGAGNADYYDGLASSMKASCQAWDDISYPLGDPREAATRQALDFIAGRSCTPIGGAVATLSRQAVTSPVSAPRELLAPQRPNPAQREVPGLF, encoded by the coding sequence ATGAAGCATGGTGTGGCGCGCCTGGCGTTGCTGGCGGGTGGGCTGGCGATGTTGGCGGCTTGTGGCGGCGGCGGGTCCGACAGCGCGGGCACTGCGCCGCCGACGGCGACGCCAACGCCCACGCCGACCGCCACCTGTTCGCTGCGCGAACGGCAGGATTGGGCGGCGGCGACGCTCAAGGAATGGTATCTTTTCCCCGAAACCCTGCCGTCCGCGCTCAGCCCGTCCGGCTATGCCAGCGTCGACAGCTATATCGACGCGCTGACGCAGGGCGCGCGGTCGCAGCGGCGGGATCGCTATTTCACCTATCTCACCTCCATCAAGGCGGAGAATGCCTATTATCAGTCGGGGTCGAGTGCCGGCTTCGGCCTGCGCTTCGCGACCGATAGCGGGGCGACCCGCCTGTTCGTCATCGAATCGTTCGAGAATGGCCCGGCGCTGGCCGCCGGCATCGATCGCGGCGCGGAGATATTGGAGATCGGCACCAGCATCACGAACATGCGCAGCGTGTCGTCGCTGTTCGCATCGGGCGGCGCCAATGCCGTGGCCGATGCGATGGGGCCGGATAGTGCCGGCACGACCCGGTTGCTGCGCATCGCCGACGCGACCAGCACCCGCACCGTATCCGTGACCAAGCGCGACTTCGACCTGATGCCGGTATCGAACCGCTATGGCACACGGGTGATCGACGATGGCGGCCGCCGTGTCGGCTATGTCAATCTGCGCACCTTCATCCTGTCGGCGGAACAGCCGCTGCGGGACGCGTTCGCCGGTTTCAAGGCGCAGGGCGTGACCGACATCATCCTCGACCTGCGCTATAATGGCGGCGGCCTCGTCTCGACCGCCAAGGTGCTGGGCGATCTGCTCGGCGGCAACCGGGCGCGCACCGACATCTTCATGCGCATGACCTATCGCCCGGAAAAGAGCGGCCAGAACCAGACCCATTATTTCGAGCCGCTGGCGCAGTCCGTCGCGCCCACCCGCATCGCCTTCATCGGCAGCGGCGGCACGGCATCGGCCAGCGAAGGCGTCATCAACGCCTTCATCCCCTATCTGGGCGCGCAGGCGGCGCTGATCGGCGCCAATACCTACGGCAAGCCGGTCGGGCAGATCGCGATCGACCGCGAAGCCTGTGACGACCGGTTGCGGGTGGTTGCCTTTGCGACCCAGAATGGCGCGGGCAACGCCGATTATTATGACGGGCTGGCGAGCAGCATGAAGGCCAGTTGCCAGGCGTGGGACGATATCAGCTATCCGCTGGGCGATCCGCGCGAGGCGGCGACCCGGCAGGCGCTGGACTTCATCGCCGGGCGCAGCTGCACGCCGATCGGCGGCGCGGTGGCGACGCTCAGCCGACAGGCGGTGACGTCGCCGGTGTCCGCCCCGCGCGAATTGCTGGCGCCGCAGCGGCCCAATCCGGCCCAGCGCGAGGTGCCGGGGCTGTTCTGA
- a CDS encoding MerC domain-containing protein, protein MPHCEAPERDPAGHPRSWLDGFAICASALCTVHCLGLPLLFALLPTIAARIDPGESFHLLMLAVAVPTSLFALLQGWRRHRAALPLGIGLVGLSLMAVGALVASTLLGEAIWTVGGSALLAGAHILNWRRGLRTAC, encoded by the coding sequence ATGCCCCATTGCGAAGCGCCGGAACGCGATCCGGCCGGCCACCCCCGCTCCTGGCTGGACGGCTTCGCCATCTGCGCGTCCGCGCTCTGCACTGTCCATTGCCTGGGCCTGCCGCTGCTCTTCGCCTTGCTGCCGACCATTGCCGCGCGGATCGATCCGGGCGAATCCTTTCACCTGCTGATGCTGGCCGTCGCCGTGCCGACCAGCCTGTTCGCGCTGTTGCAGGGCTGGCGCCGCCACCGCGCTGCCCTGCCGCTCGGCATCGGCCTGGTCGGCCTGTCGCTGATGGCCGTGGGCGCGCTGGTCGCCAGCACCCTGCTCGGCGAAGCCATCTGGACCGTCGGCGGCAGCGCCCTGCTGGCCGGCGCCCATATCCTCAACTGGCGCCGGGGCCTGCGCACCGCCTGCTGA